The following are from one region of the Deltaproteobacteria bacterium genome:
- a CDS encoding (2Fe-2S)-binding protein yields the protein MERSISLTVNGQQRELAVNDADTLLEVLRDGLKLWSVRESCGVGACGSCTVLLDGRPVSACFLLAARLDGRSVDTVEGLGDDGALHPIQQAFLENDAAQCGYCTPGFIMAAKALLEEHGDPSDDQIRDYLAGNLCRCGGYPNIMRAVRAAAERMSGG from the coding sequence ATGGAACGTAGCATCAGCCTGACGGTGAACGGGCAGCAGCGCGAGCTGGCGGTCAACGACGCCGACACCCTGCTGGAGGTTCTGCGCGACGGGCTCAAACTCTGGAGCGTGCGGGAGTCCTGCGGCGTGGGCGCGTGCGGGAGCTGCACGGTGCTGCTGGACGGCAGGCCGGTCAGCGCGTGCTTCCTGCTGGCCGCGCGCCTGGATGGCCGCTCGGTGGATACCGTCGAGGGGCTGGGCGACGACGGCGCCCTTCACCCCATTCAACAGGCGTTCCTTGAGAACGACGCCGCCCAGTGCGGTTACTGCACCCCCGGCTTCATCATGGCCGCCAAGGCGCTGCTGGAAGAGCACGGCGACCCCTCGGACGACCAGATTCGCGATTACCTCGCCGGCAACCTGTGCCGTTGCGGCGGCTATCCGAACATCATGCGCGCGGTGCGCGCCGCAGCCGAACGGATGAGCGGAGGTTGA
- a CDS encoding molybdopterin-dependent oxidoreductase — MADYSIVGKPVDRRDAVQKVTGRALHVGNMEPPGLLHVAVLRSPHPHARIVGIDKSRAEAHLGVAAVLTGADIAAMPGITPYHGPAFADQPVLAIDRVRHEGEQVVAVAAESRRAAEEALELVEVEYEPLPVVLDVLDAIRPDAPIIHEDVRPSGAFADLAHVKAGDRSNICYHYKLRKGDVDKAFAEADRIFEDVFTAPPAQHVPMEPHVSLAYVDEGGRINIHTASQSPSFVRGELARMLGVPMNRIRVRVPYLGGGYGAKLYNKLEPIVAILAMKTGRPVKYSLSREEEFQTVTKHGVVVKLKTAVKGSAMTARKCEVYWDTGAFAEIGPRIVHKSGYTSSGPYKIPNVSIDSYCVYTNKPPAGPFRGFGVPQVIWAYDSQMDIVARGLGVDPVEFRLEHALEEGDLFVTGTPVHACGLKEAVQRAADAVGWGSRAAAPGGEPPLPERAQQATEAAGSERPGATATGTKRRGKGIACGVKAVLTPSISGAIVILNADGSANVLSSTVEMGQGSESLLAQIAAEELGISFDKVHVVQPDTDVTPYDTISAGSRSTYHMGNAVRTAAANVKAELFEAVAGKLEIDAADLEARDGRVFVRGAEERGMTVTEAFLAKFGSLGTTIVGEGLCQPVVTPMDPETGMSEKCTEYWFASASAVEVEVDMETGRLEVLQFHAAGDAGTAINPKYCEQQLVGAATMHLGLTLFEQMVFQDGQLLNGSLLDYQIASIKDVPAACHPIVVQVPHKDGPFGAKGIGETGALTVAAAVANALEDAVGVRVRDIPLTAERIHQALKAAGKVNAGK, encoded by the coding sequence GTGGCGGACTATTCCATCGTCGGCAAGCCGGTCGACCGCCGGGACGCCGTCCAGAAGGTGACGGGCAGGGCGCTGCACGTGGGCAACATGGAGCCGCCCGGGTTGCTGCACGTGGCGGTGCTCAGGAGCCCTCACCCGCATGCGCGGATCGTCGGCATCGACAAGTCCCGCGCCGAGGCCCACCTCGGCGTGGCCGCGGTGCTCACGGGCGCGGACATCGCGGCCATGCCGGGTATCACGCCCTACCACGGGCCGGCGTTCGCCGACCAGCCGGTGCTGGCCATCGACCGGGTGCGCCACGAGGGCGAGCAGGTGGTGGCCGTGGCCGCGGAGAGCCGGCGCGCGGCGGAAGAAGCGCTGGAACTCGTCGAAGTCGAGTACGAGCCGCTGCCGGTGGTCCTGGATGTGCTCGACGCCATCAGGCCGGACGCCCCCATCATCCACGAGGATGTCCGGCCTTCCGGGGCGTTCGCCGATCTGGCCCACGTCAAGGCGGGGGATCGTTCCAACATCTGCTACCACTACAAGCTGCGCAAGGGCGACGTGGACAAGGCTTTCGCCGAGGCCGACCGGATCTTCGAGGACGTCTTCACGGCGCCGCCGGCCCAGCACGTGCCCATGGAACCGCACGTCTCGCTGGCGTACGTGGACGAGGGCGGGCGCATCAACATCCATACCGCCAGCCAGTCGCCTTCCTTCGTCCGCGGCGAGCTGGCGCGCATGCTGGGCGTGCCCATGAACCGTATCCGGGTGCGGGTGCCGTACCTGGGCGGCGGTTACGGCGCCAAGCTGTACAACAAGCTCGAGCCGATCGTGGCGATACTGGCCATGAAGACGGGCCGGCCCGTCAAGTACAGCCTGAGCCGCGAGGAGGAGTTCCAGACCGTCACCAAGCACGGCGTGGTGGTGAAGCTCAAGACCGCGGTCAAGGGCTCGGCCATGACCGCGCGCAAGTGCGAGGTCTACTGGGACACCGGCGCCTTCGCCGAGATCGGGCCGCGCATCGTGCACAAGTCCGGCTACACCTCGTCGGGGCCGTACAAGATCCCCAACGTCTCCATCGACTCCTACTGCGTCTACACCAACAAGCCGCCGGCCGGACCGTTCCGGGGCTTCGGCGTGCCCCAGGTGATCTGGGCCTACGACTCGCAGATGGACATCGTCGCCCGGGGCCTCGGCGTCGACCCGGTGGAGTTCCGCCTGGAGCACGCGCTGGAGGAAGGGGACCTCTTCGTCACCGGGACGCCGGTCCATGCCTGCGGCTTGAAGGAGGCGGTGCAGCGGGCGGCGGACGCCGTGGGCTGGGGCAGCCGGGCGGCGGCTCCCGGCGGTGAGCCGCCTCTTCCGGAGAGGGCGCAACAGGCAACCGAGGCGGCAGGGAGTGAGCGCCCCGGGGCGACCGCCACGGGAACAAAGCGCCGCGGCAAGGGCATCGCCTGCGGCGTCAAGGCCGTCCTCACGCCGTCCATCTCCGGGGCCATCGTCATCCTCAACGCCGACGGCAGCGCCAACGTGCTGAGCAGCACGGTGGAGATGGGCCAAGGCTCCGAGAGCCTGCTGGCGCAGATCGCGGCCGAGGAGCTGGGGATCTCCTTCGACAAGGTGCACGTGGTCCAGCCCGACACCGACGTCACCCCCTACGACACCATCAGCGCGGGGAGCCGCTCCACCTACCACATGGGCAACGCCGTGCGCACTGCCGCGGCCAACGTCAAGGCGGAGTTGTTCGAGGCCGTGGCCGGCAAGCTGGAGATCGATGCCGCCGACCTGGAGGCGCGCGACGGTCGGGTGTTCGTGCGCGGCGCCGAGGAGCGGGGCATGACCGTCACCGAGGCGTTCCTGGCCAAGTTCGGCAGCCTCGGCACCACGATCGTGGGCGAAGGCCTGTGTCAGCCGGTGGTGACGCCCATGGACCCCGAGACCGGCATGTCCGAGAAGTGCACCGAGTACTGGTTCGCCTCGGCCAGCGCGGTGGAGGTGGAGGTGGACATGGAGACCGGCCGCCTGGAGGTGCTGCAGTTCCACGCCGCCGGCGACGCCGGCACCGCCATCAACCCCAAGTACTGCGAGCAGCAACTCGTGGGCGCGGCCACCATGCACCTGGGGCTGACGCTGTTCGAGCAGATGGTGTTCCAGGACGGACAGCTCCTCAACGGCTCCCTGCTGGACTACCAGATCGCCTCCATCAAGGACGTGCCCGCCGCCTGCCACCCCATCGTCGTGCAGGTGCCCCACAAGGACGGCCCCTTCGGCGCCAAGGGCATCGGCGAGACCGGCGCCCTGACCGTGGCCGCGGCCGTGGCCAACGCGCTGGAGGACGCCGTGGGCGTGCGCGTGCGCGACATCCCCCTCACCGCGGAGCGGATACACCAGGCGCTCAAGGCGGCGGGGAAGGTGAACGCTGGGAAGTAA
- a CDS encoding xanthine dehydrogenase family protein subunit M, whose amino-acid sequence MTIPAFDLLKPGSVAEASEMLLEHGDEARPIAGGTTLVILMKQRALRFSHLVDLQSIPGLERITDNDDGLSIGALATHRSVERSPLVQRRAPALAQAFSHVGNVRIRETASVGGNLAHADYRLDPPPALLVHGAEVVLAGAQGTRVVALKDFYRGMYETALEPGEILVEVRVPHVAPAARTVYSRFSSLSANDWPCIGVAALLALDGGDVGELRLGLSGVAEAPLLAAGLDRFQGESCSEELWDAVCDAVDEQISPVSDLRGSADYKREMTRVWVRRTLRELASS is encoded by the coding sequence ATGACCATTCCCGCTTTCGACCTGCTGAAACCCGGGTCCGTGGCTGAAGCCAGCGAGATGCTGCTTGAGCACGGCGACGAGGCGCGGCCCATCGCCGGGGGCACCACGCTGGTGATCCTGATGAAGCAGCGGGCGTTGCGGTTTTCCCACCTGGTGGACTTGCAGTCGATTCCGGGGCTTGAACGAATCACCGACAACGACGACGGGCTGAGCATCGGGGCGCTGGCCACCCACCGGTCGGTGGAGCGTTCACCGCTGGTGCAGCGGCGGGCACCGGCGCTGGCGCAGGCGTTCAGTCACGTGGGCAACGTGCGCATCCGGGAGACCGCGTCCGTGGGCGGCAATCTGGCCCACGCGGACTACCGGCTGGACCCGCCGCCGGCGCTGCTGGTTCACGGCGCGGAGGTGGTGTTGGCCGGAGCCCAAGGCACTCGCGTGGTAGCGTTGAAGGACTTCTACCGCGGCATGTACGAGACGGCGCTGGAGCCGGGAGAGATCCTGGTGGAGGTGCGGGTGCCGCACGTGGCCCCGGCGGCCCGGACGGTTTACTCCCGCTTCAGTTCGCTCTCGGCCAACGACTGGCCGTGCATTGGGGTCGCGGCGCTCCTGGCCCTCGATGGCGGGGACGTCGGGGAGCTTCGGCTCGGCCTCAGCGGCGTGGCGGAAGCGCCGCTCCTGGCCGCGGGCCTGGACCGGTTCCAGGGGGAAAGCTGCTCCGAGGAACTCTGGGACGCGGTGTGCGACGCCGTCGACGAGCAGATCTCTCCGGTGTCGGACCTGCGCGGGAGCGCGGATTACAAGCGCGAGATGACGCGGGTGTGGGTCCGGCGGACGCTCCGGGAACTGGCGTCCTCGTGA